From Palaemon carinicauda isolate YSFRI2023 chromosome 29, ASM3689809v2, whole genome shotgun sequence, one genomic window encodes:
- the LOC137622859 gene encoding neuropeptide-like protein 31 yields the protein MRTFAIIMILSIVAFALAEPWGRSQGYRSGYRGYRGSIGLGRSHYGGYGRYRNYGSYGRGIGGYGRRRGYGGYRGYSEFSDLQK from the exons ATG agAACTTTCGCCATCATCATGATACTATCCATTGTGGCCTTTGCCCTGGCCGAGCCCTGGGGCAGAAGCCAGGGGTATCGTAGTGGGTACAGAG GGTACAGAGGAAGCATTGGGTTGGGAAGGTCTCACTACg GTGGATATGGCCGATACAGAAATTACGGCAGCTACGGCCGTGGAATTGGTGGATACGGCCGAAGACGTGGATACGGTGGATACCGTGGATATAGTGAGTTTTCAGATTTGCAAAAATGA
- the LOC137622341 gene encoding facilitated trehalose transporter Tret1-like — MEDSKEKSSKLAKFLVVFFPFLVGFTKHQTGFVLGWSAILPKMQADNSTSFDVSDEDVKWLLSVTGIAGMAGTLVTGPIIETFGPTRVIVWIQLPSIILWLVSAYTPYLSLLYLGRIGLSLILIITGPLIPLLISELSDPTIRGSMLASEEIMVSFGLLVMYVMAQELYWSTAVAVGAVTTTVVFVLCFFLPESPFWLARNGQYERAKTSLLSVRFSQEKATEEMKTLIASVEATKQSTVLDQIRQLKHCRNYRPVLLLVAIYVLRELGGEYTIFNYTVYMFEKAKVNIDPFMCTVLVGATRTIASIASAILVDRLGRRPLLIGTSLLCAAASLLCGVFLLLDLPEASWVPLVALLVYVASYGFGLGPIPWGLTGEMIPTPVRSIGGSICIFWYSLSVFAMSYMFPEMIALMGLGPTFLSFSVFLVALSIIIFCCFPETKSRTLNDLEVAFKRKSKRQKEVFNISSNIEESVQGDTGCETSHF; from the exons GTTTTCTTCCCGTTCCTGGTAGGCTTCACCAAACACCAAACCGGATTTGTACTGGGCTGGTCAGCTATTCTTCCCAAGATGCAGGCGGATAATTCTACTTCATTCGATGTGTCAGACGAAGATGTCAAATGGTTAT TATCTGTAACTGGAATAGCCGGCATGGCTGGAACATTAGTCACCGGTCCAATAATAGAAACATTTGGGCCTACACGTGTCATAGTCTGGATTCAACTACCTTCAATCATCCTATGGCTGGTCTCAGCCTATACACCTTACCTGTCTCTGCTATACCTCGGCCGCATAGGCCTAAGCCTCATTTTGATCATCACCGGGCCTCTGATCCCACTGCTGATCTCGGAATTGAGTGATCCGACGATTCGAGGATCCATGTTGGCTTCGGAGGAGATCATGGTGTCCTTTGGGCTGCTGGTCATGTACGTCATGGCTCAGGAGCTCTACTGGTCCACGGCCGTTGCTGTTGGCGCCGTAACGACGACTGTTGTGTTCGTACTCTGCTTCTTTCTTCCTGAA TCTCCCTTCTGGTTAGCACGGAATGGTCAGTATGAGAGAGCCAAAACTTCACTTTTGAGCGTTAGATTCAGCCAGGAGAAGGCCACAGAAGAGATGAAGACCCTGATTGCCTCTGTAGAAGCTACTAAACAGTCGACAGTACTCGATCAG ATCAGACAACTTAAACATTGCCGAAATTACCGGCCAGTCCTGTTGCTTGTGGCTATATATGTGCTAAGAGAGTTGGGTGGGGAGTACACCATCTTCAACTATACTGTTTACATGTTTGAAAAAGCCAAAGTTAACATAGATCCATTCATGTGCACTGTCTTAGTGGGGGCCACACGTACCATCGCTTCCATAGCCTCCGCAATTCTTGTAGATCGGCTAGGAAGACGTCCTCTCCTGATCGGGACGAGCTTACTCTGCGCTGCGGCGTCCTTGCTGTGCGGCGTATTTCTGCTCCTAGACCTTCCGGAAGCTTCGTGGGTTCCCCTCGTAGCCCTGCTGGTGTACGTCGCCTCCTACGGATTTGGGCTGGGACCAATTCCTTGGGGTCTCACTGGTGAGATGATACCTACCCCTGTAAGATCCATAGGCGGATCCATCTGTATATTTTGGTACTCGCTATCAGTTTTTGCCATGAGCTACATGTTTCCTGAAATGATTGCCCTAATGGGCTTAGGCCCCACATTTCTCTCCTTCAGTGTATTTCTCGTTGCTCTGTCCATCATCATCTTCTGCTGCTTCCCTGAAACCAAAAGTAGAACACTAAATGATCTAGAGGTAGCATTCAAGAGGAAATCGAAGAGGCAAAAGGAAGTGTTTAATATATCAAGCAATATCGAGGAGAGTGTCCAAGGTGACACTGGTTGTGAAACTTCTCATTTTTAG